One genomic window of Brevundimonas vesicularis includes the following:
- the nusA gene encoding transcription termination factor NusA has product MAVTGISANRLELLQIADAVAREKNIEREIVIEAIEEAIQKGAKSRYGAHHDIRAKIDHKTGELSLTRHVTIVEDDWMPEDELEEFNDSAMVRLKDASKRDPEAVVGKEYVENLPPFEFGRVQTQMARQVVTGKVREAERANQYEEFKDRVGEIVNGTVKRVEYGNTIVDLGRGEGVMRRDQSIPREVFNIGDRIRTYIYDVRPEAKGPQVMLSRAHPGFMAKLFAQEVPEVYDGVIEIRAAARDSGSRAKMAVLSNDSSIDPVGACVGMRGSRVQAVVAELQGEKIDIIQWNPDEPTFIVNALAPAEVSKVVLDEEAGRVEVVVPDEQLSLAIGRRGQNVRLASQLTGWQIDIITESQDSERRQREFAERTGLFQEALDVDEVIAQLLVTEGFATVEDLAYVDAYEVSEIEGFDEETAEELQARAREYLDKKAAELDAKRVELGVEDAILDVPGVTLAMAVALGEGGVKTVEDLADLATDEIRGGYEVKNGERVKVPGVLESFNLAQEEAELLILQARVAAGWIDASELPQPEPEEYEQEGDYAEGEYDPDQVFGDAPAEDDAAEGDESDAEPSNA; this is encoded by the coding sequence ATGGCCGTCACCGGTATTTCCGCCAACCGCCTCGAACTGCTGCAGATCGCCGACGCCGTCGCTCGCGAGAAGAACATCGAGCGCGAGATCGTCATCGAGGCGATCGAAGAAGCGATCCAGAAGGGCGCCAAGTCGCGCTACGGCGCGCACCACGACATCCGCGCCAAGATCGACCACAAGACCGGCGAACTGTCGCTGACCCGTCACGTCACCATCGTCGAGGACGACTGGATGCCGGAAGACGAGCTGGAAGAGTTCAACGACAGCGCCATGGTGCGCTTGAAGGACGCCTCCAAGCGCGATCCGGAGGCGGTGGTCGGCAAGGAATACGTCGAGAATCTGCCGCCGTTCGAGTTCGGTCGTGTTCAGACGCAGATGGCCCGCCAGGTCGTGACCGGTAAGGTCCGCGAGGCCGAGCGCGCCAACCAGTACGAAGAGTTCAAGGATCGCGTCGGCGAGATTGTCAACGGCACGGTCAAGCGCGTCGAATACGGCAACACCATCGTCGACCTGGGCCGTGGCGAAGGCGTCATGCGCCGCGACCAGTCCATCCCGCGCGAAGTGTTCAACATCGGCGACCGGATCCGCACCTACATCTACGACGTCCGACCCGAGGCCAAGGGGCCGCAGGTCATGCTGTCGCGCGCCCACCCCGGCTTCATGGCCAAGCTGTTCGCCCAGGAAGTGCCGGAAGTGTATGACGGCGTGATCGAGATCCGCGCCGCCGCCCGTGACTCGGGTTCGCGCGCCAAGATGGCCGTCCTGTCGAACGACAGCTCCATCGACCCCGTCGGCGCCTGCGTCGGCATGCGCGGCTCGCGCGTTCAGGCGGTCGTCGCCGAACTGCAGGGCGAGAAGATCGACATCATCCAGTGGAACCCGGACGAGCCGACCTTCATCGTCAACGCTCTGGCGCCCGCCGAAGTCTCCAAGGTGGTGCTGGACGAAGAAGCCGGTCGCGTCGAAGTGGTTGTGCCGGACGAGCAGCTGTCGCTGGCCATCGGCCGTCGCGGCCAGAACGTCCGCCTGGCCTCGCAACTGACCGGCTGGCAGATCGACATCATCACCGAAAGCCAGGACTCCGAGCGTCGTCAGCGCGAGTTCGCCGAGCGCACCGGCCTGTTCCAGGAAGCCCTGGACGTCGACGAAGTCATCGCCCAGCTGCTGGTCACCGAAGGCTTCGCCACGGTCGAGGACCTGGCTTATGTCGACGCTTACGAAGTCTCGGAAATCGAAGGCTTCGACGAAGAGACCGCTGAAGAGCTTCAGGCCCGCGCCCGCGAATATCTGGACAAGAAGGCCGCCGAACTGGACGCCAAGCGCGTCGAGCTGGGCGTCGAGGACGCGATTCTGGACGTGCCGGGCGTGACCTTGGCCATGGCCGTCGCTCTGGGTGAGGGCGGTGTGAAGACGGTCGAGGATCTGGCCGACCTGGCCACCGACGAGATCCGCGGCGGCTATGAGGTCAAGAACGGCGAGCGGGTGAAGGTCCCTGGCGTGCTGGAAAGCTTCAACCTGGCTCAGGAAGAGGCCGAGCTGCTGATCCTTCAGGCGCGGGTCGCCGCCGGCTGGATCGACGCTTCGGAACTGCCGCAGCCCGAGCCGGAAGAGTACGAGCAAGAGGGCGATTACGCCGAGGGCGAATACGATCCAGACCAGGTGTTCGGCGACGCGCCTGCCGAAGATGACGCGGCCGAGGGCGACGAGTCCGACGCCGAACCGTCGAACGCGTGA
- the rimP gene encoding ribosome maturation factor RimP, with the protein MRARTAQDRQLLDLIDPIAESLGLDVVRVRLMTGSKRQRLQIMAERPSDHDISVEQCAKLSRAVSEVFDAADPIPGEYMLEVSSPGIDRPLTRPIDFDLFEGEEARLETDRMIEGRKRFKGVLAGYEDGNVLIDLDGEDDTALIPFDWLADAKLVLTDALMKRGAAIRAARGEPEDDGLPEGEASDLTTDTTTPSEDNA; encoded by the coding sequence TTGCGCGCAAGAACCGCCCAGGATCGCCAGTTGCTGGACCTGATCGACCCCATCGCGGAGTCTTTGGGCCTGGATGTCGTGCGCGTGCGCCTGATGACCGGCTCAAAGCGCCAGCGCCTTCAGATCATGGCCGAGCGGCCGTCCGACCACGACATCTCGGTCGAACAATGCGCCAAGCTGAGCCGCGCGGTGTCGGAAGTGTTCGACGCCGCCGATCCCATCCCCGGCGAATATATGCTGGAGGTGTCGTCGCCCGGCATCGACCGGCCCCTGACCCGTCCCATCGACTTCGACCTGTTCGAGGGCGAGGAGGCGCGTCTGGAAACCGACCGGATGATCGAGGGCCGCAAGCGGTTCAAGGGCGTGCTGGCCGGCTATGAAGACGGCAACGTCCTGATCGATCTGGACGGCGAGGACGACACCGCCCTGATCCCCTTCGACTGGTTGGCCGACGCCAAGCTGGTCCTGACCGACGCCCTGATGAAACGGGGCGCCGCCATTCGCGCCGCACGCGGCGAACCCGAAGACGACGGCCTTCCCGAAGGGGAAGCGTCCGACCTGACAACCGACACCACGACCCCTTCTGAGGACAACGCCTGA
- a CDS encoding methyl-accepting chemotaxis protein: MKTLSIGGRINLLTLVTIAGLLIVTGLGLFQVNKVMRDDIADRTKKAVEIAYSVVAHYQAEEQAGRLTREQAQDAAKVAVGAMRYGQDDYFWINDMHPTMVMHPMKPALNGTDLSAKTDADGVLMFKEFVSVVQKDGEGFVDYQWDKPGQEEPAPKISYVKGFAPWGWVIGSGVYTDQIAAAVGKAALTLGGLALLVACAAGAAGWFIGRSVSMPVVALGRRMRGLADGDRGSDIPGVARGDEIGQMAAALAIFRDAAIEKDRLEAEAVSQRSLSEQERAEREADKAREAAEDAQAIAALGQGLSAMSNGDLTHRIDIEFNPKLAQLKTDFNAAISQLQQAVSVVVGNVSGIRSGAGEISQAADDLSRRTEQQAASLEETAAALDEITATVNKTASGARQASDVVRAAKGDAETSGVIVRDAVQAMQAIEGSSSEINQIIGVIDEIAFQTNLLALNAGVEAARAGEAGRGFAVVASEVRALAQRSAEAAKEIKTLISASAGQVGAGVKLVGETGEALQRIVDRVAEIDSLVTEIAASAQEQAVGLAEVNTAVNQMDQVTQQNAAMVEQSTAASHSLAQEAESLQASVAQFRVGSSPSRAAAPALARAPAPVSKPSSHMAAALKVIGRGGAAPKPQAAAVEDGWEEF; the protein is encoded by the coding sequence ATGAAAACCCTGTCGATCGGCGGCCGGATCAACCTTCTCACGCTGGTGACCATAGCGGGTCTGCTGATCGTCACCGGGCTGGGCCTGTTTCAGGTCAACAAGGTGATGCGCGACGACATCGCCGACAGGACCAAGAAGGCCGTCGAGATCGCCTACAGCGTCGTCGCCCATTATCAGGCCGAAGAGCAGGCCGGGCGCCTGACGCGCGAACAGGCTCAGGACGCGGCAAAGGTCGCAGTCGGCGCCATGCGCTATGGCCAGGACGACTATTTCTGGATCAACGACATGCATCCCACCATGGTGATGCATCCGATGAAACCGGCCCTCAACGGCACGGACCTGAGCGCGAAGACCGACGCCGACGGCGTGCTCATGTTCAAGGAGTTCGTGTCGGTCGTTCAGAAGGACGGCGAAGGTTTTGTCGATTACCAGTGGGATAAACCCGGTCAGGAAGAGCCAGCGCCGAAGATTTCCTATGTGAAGGGGTTTGCCCCTTGGGGCTGGGTAATCGGTTCCGGCGTCTACACCGACCAGATCGCCGCCGCTGTCGGCAAGGCGGCGCTGACACTGGGCGGTCTGGCGCTGTTGGTCGCGTGCGCCGCCGGGGCGGCCGGCTGGTTCATCGGCCGGTCGGTGTCCATGCCCGTGGTGGCCCTGGGCCGCCGGATGCGCGGTCTGGCCGACGGCGACAGAGGATCTGACATCCCCGGCGTGGCGCGCGGCGACGAAATCGGCCAGATGGCCGCCGCCCTGGCCATCTTCCGCGACGCCGCCATCGAGAAGGATCGGCTGGAAGCCGAGGCTGTGTCGCAAAGGTCGCTCAGCGAGCAGGAACGCGCCGAACGCGAGGCGGACAAGGCACGCGAAGCCGCCGAGGACGCCCAGGCCATCGCGGCCCTGGGCCAAGGCCTGTCGGCCATGTCGAACGGCGACCTGACCCACCGGATCGACATCGAGTTCAACCCTAAATTGGCTCAGCTGAAGACCGACTTCAACGCCGCCATTTCTCAGTTGCAGCAGGCTGTTTCGGTGGTGGTCGGCAACGTCTCGGGCATCCGCTCGGGCGCCGGCGAAATCTCGCAGGCCGCCGACGACCTGTCGCGTCGCACCGAACAGCAGGCCGCCTCGCTGGAAGAAACGGCCGCTGCCTTGGACGAAATCACCGCTACGGTGAACAAGACCGCCTCCGGCGCGCGGCAAGCGTCTGACGTGGTACGCGCCGCCAAGGGCGACGCCGAGACTTCGGGCGTCATCGTCCGCGATGCGGTGCAGGCGATGCAGGCCATCGAGGGCTCGTCCAGCGAGATCAACCAGATCATCGGCGTCATCGACGAGATCGCCTTCCAGACCAACCTGCTGGCCCTGAACGCCGGGGTCGAGGCCGCGCGCGCGGGCGAGGCCGGTCGCGGCTTCGCGGTGGTCGCTTCCGAAGTCCGGGCCCTGGCCCAGCGCTCGGCCGAGGCCGCCAAGGAGATCAAGACCCTGATCTCGGCCTCCGCCGGCCAGGTCGGCGCGGGCGTGAAACTGGTCGGCGAGACCGGCGAGGCCCTGCAACGGATCGTCGATCGCGTGGCCGAGATCGACAGTCTGGTCACCGAAATCGCCGCCTCGGCCCAGGAACAGGCCGTCGGTCTGGCCGAGGTCAACACGGCGGTGAACCAGATGGACCAGGTCACCCAGCAGAACGCCGCCATGGTCGAACAATCGACCGCCGCCAGCCATTCGCTGGCCCAGGAGGCGGAAAGCCTGCAGGCCTCGGTCGCCCAGTTCCGCGTCGGGTCTTCGCCGTCGCGCGCCGCTGCGCCCGCGCTGGCTCGCGCCCCTGCGCCGGTCTCCAAGCCTAGCAGCCACATGGCCGCCGCCCTGAAGGTCATCGGCCGAGGCGGCGCCGCACCCAAGCCTCAAGCCGCAGCCGTCGAAGACGGTTGGGAGGAGTTCTGA
- the trmB gene encoding tRNA (guanosine(46)-N7)-methyltransferase TrmB, with translation MNADDRPEDENPHLDRPLRSFGRIKARPIKPRQAALMETLLPEIAVPDPKAGPLDPKTMMPEATEVWLEIGFGGGEHMAAQAATRPDALVIGCEPFLNGVASALRHVEEGGLKNVRIHADDARDLVDALPDASIDRVLILFPDPWHKARHNKRRLLQDETAQAFARILKPGGTLRFVTDWLDYAEWALERLNRTPGLERMGPADQDWFVPPADHVVTRYEEKKLGDTTPVFLEFIRR, from the coding sequence ATGAACGCCGATGACCGTCCCGAGGACGAAAACCCCCATCTCGACCGCCCGCTGCGATCGTTCGGCCGCATCAAGGCCCGTCCCATCAAGCCCCGCCAGGCGGCGCTGATGGAGACCCTGCTGCCCGAGATCGCCGTGCCCGATCCCAAGGCCGGGCCGCTGGATCCCAAGACGATGATGCCCGAGGCGACCGAGGTCTGGCTGGAGATCGGCTTCGGCGGCGGCGAACATATGGCCGCCCAGGCGGCGACGCGGCCCGACGCCCTGGTGATCGGCTGCGAGCCCTTCCTGAACGGCGTCGCCTCGGCCCTGCGCCATGTCGAAGAGGGCGGACTGAAGAACGTCCGCATCCATGCCGACGACGCCCGCGACCTGGTCGACGCCCTGCCGGACGCCTCGATCGACCGGGTTCTGATCCTGTTCCCCGACCCCTGGCACAAGGCGCGCCACAACAAGCGCCGCCTGCTGCAGGACGAGACGGCCCAGGCCTTCGCGCGCATCCTGAAGCCCGGCGGGACCCTGCGCTTCGTCACCGATTGGCTGGATTACGCCGAATGGGCTTTGGAACGGCTGAACCGCACGCCGGGACTGGAGCGAATGGGTCCAGCCGACCAGGACTGGTTTGTCCCGCCCGCCGACCACGTCGTGACCCGCTACGAAGAAAAGAAGCTGGGCGACACGACGCCGGTCTTCCTGGAGTTCATACGCCGTTAA
- a CDS encoding amidohydrolase, with the protein MIGHHLRGVSLAAIICAVLGLSACATTGSTPDDTAAKPSKDRTLAAGLDPVTTLDPYPSTYQPLPRENFAVVGATVLTGTDRKIENGVVVVTDGKIAAVGDASTPVPAGYRVVEARGRYVTPGVIDVHSHLGVYPSPGVSGMSDGNEATSPNTAQVWAEHSLWPQDPGFNTARAGGVTTLHILPGSANLFGGRGVTIRNVPSITMQGLKFPAAPYTVKMACGENPSRVYGGRNQSPATGMGNMAGYRAAFIAARDYKAKWDKWREDGEGAAPTRNLQNETLMGVLDGSILIQNHCYRADEMALMMDMAKEFGYRITTFHHATEAYKLAPQLAANGICAAMWTGWWGFKMEALDAIEENAALVDAQQGSCAVIHSDDAELTQRLNQEAAAALSAGRRAGLNISEEHAIGWITSNAAKAIGIADQTGSLEPGKRADVVIWSADPFSIYARADQVFIDGALTFDRSNPAYQPTSDFELGQPGYGLTAANVTEGAR; encoded by the coding sequence ATGATCGGACATCATCTGCGGGGCGTCAGCCTCGCGGCCATCATATGCGCCGTGCTGGGCCTGTCGGCCTGCGCCACCACCGGCTCGACCCCTGACGATACGGCCGCGAAACCTTCGAAGGACCGGACCTTGGCCGCCGGTCTGGATCCCGTGACGACGCTGGATCCCTATCCCTCAACCTATCAGCCCCTGCCGCGCGAGAACTTCGCCGTGGTCGGCGCCACCGTCCTGACCGGCACGGATCGCAAGATCGAGAACGGCGTGGTCGTGGTCACAGACGGCAAGATCGCCGCCGTCGGCGACGCCTCGACCCCCGTCCCTGCCGGCTATCGCGTCGTCGAGGCGCGCGGCCGCTATGTCACCCCCGGCGTCATCGACGTGCACAGCCACCTGGGCGTCTATCCTTCGCCCGGCGTCAGCGGCATGAGCGACGGCAACGAGGCGACCAGCCCGAACACCGCCCAGGTCTGGGCCGAACATTCGCTGTGGCCCCAAGACCCCGGTTTCAACACCGCCCGCGCCGGCGGCGTGACCACGCTTCACATCCTGCCCGGCTCGGCCAATCTGTTCGGCGGACGCGGCGTGACGATCCGCAACGTGCCCTCGATCACCATGCAGGGCCTGAAGTTCCCGGCCGCCCCCTATACGGTCAAGATGGCCTGCGGCGAGAACCCGTCGCGCGTCTACGGCGGCCGCAACCAGAGCCCGGCGACGGGCATGGGCAATATGGCCGGCTATCGCGCCGCCTTCATCGCCGCGCGCGACTACAAGGCCAAATGGGACAAGTGGCGCGAGGACGGCGAAGGCGCCGCCCCGACCCGCAACCTGCAGAACGAGACCCTGATGGGCGTTTTGGACGGCTCGATCCTGATCCAAAATCACTGCTACCGCGCCGACGAGATGGCGCTGATGATGGATATGGCCAAGGAGTTCGGCTACCGCATCACGACCTTCCACCACGCCACCGAAGCCTACAAGCTGGCGCCGCAACTGGCCGCCAACGGCATCTGCGCGGCCATGTGGACCGGCTGGTGGGGCTTCAAGATGGAGGCCCTTGACGCCATAGAAGAGAACGCCGCCCTGGTTGACGCCCAACAGGGATCATGCGCCGTCATCCACTCCGACGACGCCGAGCTGACTCAGCGGTTGAACCAGGAAGCCGCCGCCGCCCTTTCGGCCGGTCGCCGCGCCGGGCTGAATATTTCCGAAGAACACGCCATCGGCTGGATCACCTCCAACGCCGCCAAGGCCATCGGCATCGCCGACCAGACCGGGTCGCTGGAGCCCGGCAAGCGCGCCGACGTGGTGATCTGGAGCGCCGATCCCTTTTCGATCTACGCCCGCGCCGATCAGGTCTTCATCGACGGCGCCCTTACCTTTGATCGCAGCAACCCCGCCTATCAGCCGACCAGCGACTTCGAACTGGGTCAGCCGGGCTATGGCCTGACCGCCGCCAACGTCACGGAAGGAGCCCGCTGA
- a CDS encoding amidohydrolase family protein encodes MRLSHILAGAVAALSLAVPALAQETVAIVGGRILTGDSVIDNGTVVIRDGKIVSVGSGGAPSGARVIDAAGKTVAPGFVAVDSGLAGTEVSSVSGTNELRNSANTLSAAFDISYGLDPWSFTLPVARLGGITRAIVVPQHPGSSGGHVHEDETAGAGDGGYQTPGLFAGQAAIINLGQGSNILVKPRVAMVAPFGEAGAGIAGGARGAQFVLFKETLSEVRLYARNKSAYERAGLRDLSLSRADLEALIPVANGTMPLIVTVHRASDIQQVLRLAREEGIKLILDGAEEGWLVAGDIASAGVPVLLNPISNLPSDFEMRAARAENAAALNAAGVVIAIKGNEGSTHRAREARYNAGNAVSHGLPYGAAIAALTVNPARIFGMAGQFGQIAPGAAGDLVVWSGDPLEPLSQPSAVFVNGVEQPLTSRPLMLRDRYRQQTPMPPAYRN; translated from the coding sequence ATGCGCCTGTCTCACATCCTCGCGGGCGCCGTCGCGGCCCTGTCTCTCGCCGTCCCTGCCCTTGCGCAGGAAACCGTCGCCATCGTCGGCGGGCGCATCCTGACCGGCGACTCCGTCATCGATAACGGCACGGTCGTTATCCGCGACGGCAAGATCGTCTCGGTGGGCTCGGGCGGCGCGCCGTCCGGCGCCCGCGTCATCGACGCAGCGGGCAAGACGGTCGCGCCCGGTTTCGTCGCCGTAGATTCCGGCCTGGCCGGGACCGAGGTCAGTTCGGTCAGCGGCACCAACGAACTGCGCAACAGCGCCAATACGCTCAGCGCCGCCTTTGACATCTCGTACGGCCTGGACCCCTGGTCCTTCACCCTGCCGGTCGCGCGGTTGGGCGGCATCACCCGGGCGATCGTCGTGCCCCAGCATCCCGGCTCGTCCGGCGGCCATGTGCATGAGGACGAGACGGCTGGCGCCGGCGACGGCGGCTATCAGACGCCGGGCCTGTTCGCGGGTCAGGCGGCGATCATAAACCTGGGCCAAGGCTCGAACATCCTGGTCAAGCCGCGCGTGGCCATGGTCGCCCCGTTCGGCGAGGCCGGAGCCGGCATCGCCGGAGGCGCGCGCGGCGCGCAGTTCGTCCTGTTCAAGGAGACGCTGTCGGAGGTCCGCCTCTATGCCCGCAACAAGTCGGCCTATGAGCGGGCGGGCCTGCGCGACCTTAGCCTGTCGCGCGCCGATCTTGAGGCTCTGATCCCCGTCGCCAACGGGACCATGCCGCTGATCGTGACCGTCCACCGCGCCTCGGATATTCAGCAGGTGCTGCGTCTGGCGCGCGAGGAAGGGATCAAGCTGATCCTGGACGGCGCCGAAGAGGGCTGGCTGGTCGCCGGCGACATCGCGTCTGCGGGCGTGCCCGTGCTGCTGAACCCCATCTCCAACCTGCCCAGCGATTTCGAGATGCGGGCGGCGCGGGCGGAAAACGCCGCGGCCCTGAACGCGGCGGGCGTCGTGATCGCCATCAAGGGCAATGAGGGCTCGACCCACCGCGCCCGCGAGGCTCGCTACAACGCCGGCAACGCTGTCTCGCACGGCCTGCCCTACGGCGCCGCCATCGCCGCCCTGACGGTCAATCCGGCCAGGATCTTCGGCATGGCCGGGCAGTTCGGCCAGATCGCACCGGGCGCAGCGGGTGACTTGGTGGTCTGGTCCGGCGATCCGCTGGAGCCGCTTAGCCAACCGTCGGCCGTCTTCGTCAATGGCGTCGAACAGCCCCTGACCAGCCGCCCGCTGATGCTGCGCGACCGCTATCGCCAGCAGACGCCGATGCCGCCGGCCTATCGCAACTAA
- a CDS encoding YaiI/YqxD family protein: MPTVFYIDADACPVKEEVYRVARRYGLKTYVVSNTWMQVPREPLIEQVVVDAGPDIADDWIAERAGVGDVVVTADIPLADRCLKSGAQALKSNGQPFTPDSIGSALAGRMVGEHLRSMGVATSGPPPFSAADRSRFLQALDQAVVKARKAAT, translated from the coding sequence ATGCCCACCGTGTTCTACATCGACGCCGACGCCTGCCCCGTGAAGGAAGAGGTGTATCGCGTCGCCCGCCGCTATGGGCTGAAGACCTATGTCGTCTCCAACACCTGGATGCAGGTTCCGCGTGAGCCGCTGATCGAACAGGTGGTGGTGGACGCCGGCCCCGACATCGCCGACGACTGGATCGCTGAGCGGGCGGGCGTAGGCGACGTGGTCGTCACCGCCGATATCCCCTTGGCGGACCGCTGTCTGAAGTCGGGCGCACAGGCGCTGAAGTCGAACGGCCAGCCCTTCACCCCGGACTCCATCGGCTCGGCGCTGGCGGGACGGATGGTGGGCGAGCATCTGCGGTCAATGGGCGTCGCCACATCCGGTCCGCCGCCGTTCTCGGCCGCCGACCGTTCGCGCTTCTTGCAGGCGCTGGACCAGGCCGTGGTCAAGGCGCGCAAGGCGGCGACATGA
- the arfB gene encoding alternative ribosome rescue aminoacyl-tRNA hydrolase ArfB: MTTVIPQDELEFHFYRAGGPGGQNVNKVSTAVQMRFDVKNSPSLTDPVKARLMKLAGSRLTLEGVILITAVRHRTQERNRADAIERLQAMVDEASIRPVYRVPTRPTKASKERRLKAKTTRASIKSGRGKPSLD, from the coding sequence ATGACCACCGTCATCCCCCAAGACGAGCTGGAGTTTCACTTCTACCGCGCGGGCGGTCCGGGCGGGCAGAACGTCAACAAGGTCTCGACCGCCGTCCAGATGCGGTTCGATGTGAAGAACTCGCCGTCGCTGACCGATCCGGTCAAGGCGCGGCTGATGAAGCTGGCCGGCAGCCGGCTGACGCTGGAAGGCGTGATCCTGATCACCGCGGTGCGTCATCGCACCCAGGAGCGCAATCGCGCCGACGCCATCGAACGGCTTCAGGCGATGGTGGACGAGGCCTCGATCCGTCCCGTCTATCGCGTGCCGACACGCCCGACCAAGGCGTCGAAAGAACGCCGCCTCAAGGCCAAGACGACCCGCGCCTCGATCAAATCGGGGCGCGGCAAGCCTTCGCTGGATTGA